In Drosophila miranda strain MSH22 chromosome XR, D.miranda_PacBio2.1, whole genome shotgun sequence, the genomic window GTCTGCTTCTTCGCTCTTGTGGCCGTGGCTGCTGCCAAGCCTGGCATCCTGGCTGCCGCTCCTCTGGCCTACACCGCTCCGGCTGTGGTGGGAAGCGCCGCCTATGTGGCACCTTATGCTTCCAGTTTCACCGCCCACTCGGTTGCCCATAGCGCCGCCTTTCCTGCTGCGTACACTGCTGCCTACACCGCTCCGTTTGCCTCCCCCTATGCCGCCGCCTACACTGCTCCGTTTGCCTCCCCCTATGCCGCCGCCTACACCTCTCCATTGGCCTACAGCTCACCCTATGTGGCCCGTCCATACGCTGCTCCCCTTCTGCTGAAGAAGTAAGCCCGAGTGATCCATTCCTCACTCTTGCGAGATAGTGCACTATGATCGTATTTCTCATGGTTTGGCATTGATTTTCCTCTCATCCCTGCACTTAGTGATTTTTTTAAAAAGTGATTTTAGtgatttttgttctttttttttttgaagtAAACGTATAAGAACTAATGGAATTTGGCATTATCTGGGACTGGGAGTCGGCTCGAGGCTGGGAATTAGCATGCAGAAGGCATTGGGACGCGCATATTTAAAGTGATCCATTAGCGAGCGGTTTTTTCGTGGCTAAGCGTTCAATTATTGGTACATGCCGAGGCAATGCCGATGTCGAGGAATGCATATCAATGAGGATTCGTTTAGCTATCGCAGATGGTTGCTTCAGCGATGGATGATTGAAGGATGGTTCCAGTGACGGAGGAGGAATGGTTACATTTGTTGTGCCTCCTGCCACCATGCCACAATTGTGTACCGGAATTACCGCAAGTCACCAAAATATGGGCTAACATTCCGCCCAAAAGCCTTAGGGGCTGAACAGCCGCCGGGGCACAACAAACACCGGAGATGACATCCTTGGGTCTGAGTTTGAGGCTTAGGAAGCAGTAAATTAAAATTGACACCTGATGCTGAGACAATTTGTGAGTCGACTCGGGCGGCTGTTTCTGGCGCTAATGAGGCCTGAAACCAAAATGAGTCaacatagccatagccatggaacagatgacgatgatgatgattttGATGACATTTAATGAAGAAGGAAGCGTGGGCGGCAGCGGTCTCCTGATGTGCTTAATCAATATTTAATGACAGATGTAGACTTTGGTGGAACACTTTAGTGAAGATATTTAGAGACTTTCGAGGTTtaagatacatacatatgcaaatatgtacatacatattcaTACATTGCTGAAATTGATTTTCTTCGGATTAAGAGATACAGATGCTTTAAGGTAGAGGCAACGACTTAAGGATATATAAGAAGGTATAGAGGGGATAGAATATCCTTCAGGCTGGAACAAATGTTTGAAGTGAAAAACTTTCCCAATAATTGGTTTTCGGTAATTCCTCTCCATCTTCCCCTATGAAAAGCTACCCACCCATTCCACTCTCCCAGAGAGCGTGGCAAAGGAGGGAGCAGGCAGCGAGAACACTGTTTGACTTTGTTGTTGACTTTGTTAAATGCGGCTAAATGGGCGTAAATGACCGGCaagaaaagcaacaacaaccgaAAGCCAGCAACAGGCTTCCTTTCGGTCCAGAGTGTATGTGTGCGCCTGTTTTTGTGTATGTGTTTGTGTAAGAGCAAACATAGAAGGGTTAAAAGTTTAAGGAGTGCGTGTAGCCCGAGCGCGCTCTCTGTCCGCTGCTCCGCACTCCTGTGGAAAAGTTTCTGCATATGCTGGCAGAGATTACGGTAAATTTTGCGCTTGAATAATCGTGAGGGTAACGAGGGTTCCcagagagaaagggagaggAGAAAGAAAGGAAGAAAGCCATAGGCAGCATCCACTTTCATTACAAAAACTGACGGCGCGTAAGGAAACTTCTTGCGGTTGCTTTTGTACTGTAGATACGCAACGAAATGTGAACAGCAGGTACGGAGACGAAGATGCCGAgaagatacatacatacatacctcATTACAACAAAAAGACATTGGGTTCTCTTCTTCCTCATCATATTCTTTATCCTCTGGCAACCATTGGAATTATGCGGTATTGTCTAGAAATGAGTTTTCGTTTGTTTGTTGCTATTTTTACGTTTCATCGAACAAAAGCAAAGTACCTGGCAAAACGCAAGAGCAACAAAGAACTGAGAAACTGGCAAATATAAAGCATAAAACAGGAGGAGCAAGACAAGCTGAAGCAGAAGCTCAGCGCAGCATGACGGGCGCGGGGGCGGAGGACAGACAAGCAGCCGCAAACACTCAGCAGCGTTAAGGCAGCAGAACAGCCCAACGAAGCATCGCCATTACACTCACTCCCGCACCAAAAGCCGCAATGCAAGCCAACAGTGCAGTATTCTCACTCCCACCCACCTGCCTAGtgcagagagagcgagagagagggagtttaGCCAACCTACGCAGCAGCAGGAAGAGACAGAGAGTATAATACGCATGCAGACGTGACGTGTAATGCACAGCTGCAGTCAGGCGACAAAAATGTCAAACCTGATTTCGATTACGTTTGGTTTAAACGAAACGTGTAATAAAACATATATTTATCATGGCCTCAAGAGGTGTTTCCTTGGatataaaataattataatcTTACAAAATCGTTGTCGTTGCCTTTGTCGCCTTCgttaacttttttttttgctctccAAAGAAATGCAGCAGTGCCGCCTTTGTAGTTATGTGCATGATGAAGAAGCCAACTGTCGTCTCCTCGccctttctctccctctctggtATGCCATGCCATggcattcccattcccattcccattccatcTCCATTCCTTCATCCCGCTGTTGGCTGGCTGTCGTCGCATTAAGTGAAGCACGCGGCATGCTGGAGGATCAAAATGAAGTGCTGACAACGCAATGCGGTTGCTTCTGTCAGGCGTCTCCTCACCCCTTATTTAAGGGAACACGTCCATGGCGGCCACACGACAGCCGAGGCGTACACCTGGTAAGCATCTTATCGCAGACCGCAGCGCTAAACAAAAGGATGTAAACGGGAGAGGTCCTGCTTCTCGATGGCTGCCACTTCAATGGCTCTGACGCCCGTCTGCCCGTTTGGAGGCACCAACTCCAGGTCCAACGGGCTGTTTAATTTACGCGCTGCTATTATTTTAATCTTTTGCGCTACACCCAGCGTGAAATGACTTTCACCTGGCCCCGGCGCCGGCCCCCTGCTATGGTTACAACTACGGTTAAGGCTCGGGGTAGATATCGCCCAGAGGCATCTTGGTCCAAAGCATTTAGCACAATATACATACACGTACGTATTTACATACCTTTGCCTTGTACTTCTCGAAGTTTTTGCCCACGACAGAAATCGTGGCAAGGTGAGGAAGACAGGAAGCTTTTGTCAGTTGGCTTGGCCTCAAGGTGCTGCAGGATGTGTTGTCGTTGTGTTTTTGTCTTTtgtgtggctctgtggctccCGGGCTACCCATCCTTGGCATTTACCATTgctttttattgttttatgtgGCTGTCTACCCCTGCTCCTGGAGTGCTCCCATCCTGGCTCCTTGCTTGCCACTTCAAGGTGCAAAATGTACGACGTGCGTCGTCTCGTACATCATCGCATGCTTTGTGCTTTCAACGCTGAAATCTTTTACAATCAACATGAAGGAGCGGCAAAGCAATTTTGTAgccaaaaaaggaaaaaagacAGAACCCAAAGACCGAACCGGAAGCGAAGCGAGGGAAACGGAGTCCGGACGAGGCACACATAATGCCCCAAATCATTTTCATTTCTTGCATGCGCTTGTCTGCACTGAGCTGCTGCCTCCAAGACCAAGACGAAGACCAAGACgaagaccaagaccaagacgCGCTGGGGCGGACTTCGTTCCGGCTTCCTGCTCTATTAACGCGCTTTTCCTACTCCCACTCCCATTCTCAAGTCTGTGGGCGTTTTTACTGCTCTACGGCACTCAAAGCGCTTAAGCTGGAAGAGAGAGCTGCTTTCCCCACCCAGCTGCCACTAGAAGTTGAGGCACATTACAATATTTTAAAAGATTTACTGACCATGTATTTTCAGCTCAGCCAGCAAAGTGCAAAAAGCTGTAAAATATTGCGTATTCGCCAAAGTGCCACCTGAGAAACGTTGCACAAAGTCAGATTCAACAAAGCATAACAAAGCTTCCGAAGAGTGGTAGTGGGGGGCGAGGTGTAAAACTATTCCAGAACTATCTACTCGTTCTCGTAGAATTTAAGTTTTGCCAGAAACAAGTGTGGAATCACCGAGGCATGCAACTTGCAATCCTAGAGTCATTTCAATTTGCCACAGCTCCTGAATTTATTATCGTAATCTACGCTTGGAGGTGCCTAAAAATGCATACGATTCCCTGGAGAAAGCTGCTTAAGACGAAAAATAAATAGAATTTTAAAGTAAATTGAAGCAAGCAACTTATTTGTGGTGCACATTGAGATATATATTAGACCAGAAGTAGGAACATTGCCAACACTTTTGTACCCCAAAAACTTGGCCAACATAACTCAGCAGGAACCGAGCAGCAAGAGCTGCCAGTAGTAGCTTCAGAGACGGCTCCTGGAAGCAACCAAAAGCCACAGCGGCTTCGGAGGCACCACTATCCCCCAGCAACAAATGGTGCACATTACAAGGGGCCCCATAGCTACTTTACAGAACGCCGAGAAGCTGCCACGTAGAGACTCACATATTTTATTATCTGCACTGGCACACAGCGGGAAGTGAAGAGCAGAGCAGTgcagggcagagcagagcagagcagagcaggagTGCTGCTGGGATACGAGTGCTGTGTGCAACAAGGCGCAGAACTTAAGCGGTGAAGACAAATTTTTATTGCCGCAAGCCCGAGTCGATTTCGATTATTGACTGGGGCCAAACTGTTGCACGAGTGCTGGGGCAGACAACCATCGCCAGCGCCATCCAAGGAAAGCTCCCATGTCTGTGTCTGGGGCTTGGTTTCGCCTTTCCTTCCCCTTTGACTGCTGCTGTCTGTGGCCGCTGTCGCCGTCGCTCATTTGAGTcacattttattattttcgtGCATTTATCGTATGCTCGGtggcattttattttattagcgtgacatttcaattgatagacccttgtggctgtggctgtgactgtggctgtggctgtggctgccgcACTCTGCACGTCACATTTGAATTTTGCTTATCGGAAATTTTTATAGTGAGACGGTCACACTGGATTTGAGCAGATTGGTCACACTGTGAGTACTCGGGGCCTGCGCAAAGTACTTACATTCTTCTTATCGTCTATCGATACTTTCAGAATCTGAAAAAGGTTAAGCAGGCGTCGACTTTTTTAATTAGACTTGATTTGTGTTGCTGTTCAGTTTTGTTCTCAGATTTTTTATTCAGAAATATACAGTTGCCTTGCAAACACATAGTTTCTACATTGCGAAGAGATTtctgaaaaaaataaaaaaatcgTCAAGcaaataacgtaacaaaaagtgaaaaaacaaaaaacaaaacaaatttaTAGATTTTGCGAATCAAAATGGTGTATACAGGCTACGAAGGTTATGGTTACGCCTCTGCCCAAGCTATGGGCATGCTCATGCCCCCGTCGGGCCCCGTCTATTTCATAAACGAGGAGCCTGAGGAGGAGCCTTTGAATCCATCGCTTGACGAGGTGCGCAGTCTCCTGGACGAGGATTTGCAGAAGCATCCTCTGGAGCACATCTGGACGGTGTGGCACTGGGAGAATGATCGTTCAAAGTCGTGGGGCGACATGCTCAGTGAAGTGACGAGCTTTGATACGGTTGAGGATTTCTTTAGGTGAGTCGTTTTTTTCTAGTTTTTTCTAGAAAATTCTTTTACATTTTtgacatattttttttttacatgtGTATTTGTGTGTTCGTTAGTGTGTACTATTTCATCAAGCCACCTTCTGATTTACGCGTCCTCAATGATTATATGGTTTTCAAGCATGGAGTGCGGTAAGTTTTGCACGCATTTTCCTAGTCTTTTGTGGTATTTGATGTCGGTACTTTTCCAGTCCCATGTGGGAGGATATTGCTAACAAGGATGGCGGCCGTTGGATTATAATTTTGGAAAAAAGTGCCAAGGCCATGAGTGACTATCTGTGGCATGATTTGGTGAGTTTCGACATGGTGCCCCTGGCTTTAAAATTTCCACCACTCATAGCTTTTGTTCTGCAGCTGCTGTGCTGCATTGGCGAGTGCTTCAAATATTCGGACGAGATCTGCGGCGTTGTCATCAATGTGCGCAACAAGGCCAACAAGTTGTGTGAGTAAAACTCACTGTAAATGTAATGCCGAATGATTAAAACCATGTTTTGATTACAGCACTCTGGACCAAGAACTCGCGTAATAAGCGCGCTGTGCTGTCTCTGGGCCGACAGCTAAAGAACATGCTACACTTGAACGATATTCAGATACACTACCAGCTGCACACTGATGCCATGATACAGCATGGACCCAATGTCAACACTATATACAAATTGTAAATGCCCCACATCATGATCATGTTCCTCAAGATACACTAGCAGGTCCCCTCCAAAATCTTCTTGAGAGCGTTGTCGTAAATGCGCATCTCATTTTCTGCCAGAAATGCGCATTTACGATCGCCTCGGAGTCACATTCACATAGACGCGTTTCTGAAGCACACTTCACGTTACATAGCAAATCCTCTGCACACGCACTGATGAACATGATGCATAGAATACGAATATTGGCTGAATAAAATATCGCATACAGCTCTTAAAGCTTGTCGAAAGCTACACACGTACTGCTCACTGTGTTGTACTTGGCCCAAGCGGAGTCGCCGCACGTATCCCCCGCTTTCTGGCGATTATTCTTGGTGTCATAATTCTGGCCCATTCCCCTCCCCGCTTTCATGTCGCGGCAAGTGCTtttgtgcgcgtgtgtgtccTGGGGCCCTTGTGGCATGGCAAAGTTGTGACCAATTTATGGAAATATGCTAGGGACATCCTCCACTCGCATGATTTGATTGTTGTAATTTGTAGGGATTTGGggtttttattgttttattgAATTATGAAGTGGCATCCACGAAATGACTAGAACGTGATACACCACACCCACGGATCCACGGAGCGAGGATATCCATTTCATTGCTTTGCCGCTTAATATGAGCAGAATTCTTGGGCGCAGATGAATGCCTGGTGAAAGGTGAATGAATATGCCAGCACGTTCGTGGCACTGGCACTGAACAGCAGAACAGCAGAACAGCAGATGTAGCAGGTAATAACGTGGCTATACAAGTGGATCCACATCCTTCCGTTGATATGGCAAATAGTTCCAcctcctcgtcctcctccCACTTAAGAGCAATTTAATAGCAGCAATAAAAGCTTTTTCTTTTGGTAGAACAATACTCGGGATCCTCGCCGGAGAATGTCAAAGGGACAAAAACAAATAAGGGATAACCGgacaaaacaaacacacacgcagaATAAgtccagagagagagagagagagagagcaagtgCAAATATCCGGCAGAGAATAGCACTAATGTTGTACTTTTTTCTTTATTAAATGAAATGCAAGCTTAATTGAAAAACGCTGACTTCGCAGAGGTCCATTTCCTGGGAACTctctactcctggctccctTCGTGTTGCTATGTTCTCCTGTTGCGCCATGTGTAGCCTGTTgcaattttaattaaacaaagaGCGTAAAATGTTTAGCCATTTTTTCATTCATGGACTCTCTCTGTTTGTACTCCATCTCTGGATTCCCCCATCTCTCCTGCTCCTTGCTCTGTGTGTGTCGGCTTCCAATTGTCTTTGGCACGTAAATTTTCTTTGCCAACAAGCACGAAATTGTTTGTCCCTCCGATCCGGCACCGCCATCATGGGCCCAGACCTCGACTGGTGTCCTGTGTCTGGGTGTCCCTTTGGCGCtgcaaaacaaattaattGTCTGTTTTTCACATAAACTTTTTCGGTCCCCAGCTCTGGATACGGCTACGGTTACGACTACGGCTCCTGCTACTCCTGGCGCTCTCTCTGTGGGTCGTCCGGCTTGAGGTCCTGCGGTTGGCCCTGCCGCGCGTCTGTCCAATTTGCAGCGCTCTGTTTGTTGCGTAAATTGCGGCAGTTCTTGGCTCTTTATTTGTCCTGATATCTCTCCTTCCCGCCTCTCAAGTTTCACTCCCGCTTTTCGCTTAGCTCATTTGCTGCACATCAGTATTTCGGGGAAGCTTTCGTTTCGACCATCGGCCATCCCCCCATCACCCATTTTTGTCATAATTCAAATGTAATTTTCCTGGTAGTCAGGACGCACACACAATCTCTTTTCCTCCCACTATCTTTTTCGCTCTCGTCTCCCCTGTCGCTCATAATTATTTTTTGATTAAAGATTCCATCTACTGCTCGCCTTTCTCGACGCCTGGCAACTTTTCTTTGTGTACTGTTTGCGGAAAAAGAGAAGAAAATGCTGCTCTGAATTTCATTTTAGATTCGGGCAAACtttaaaaatattattaaGAATATTAAGTGATGGCAAGGCTGCCGCTGGTACAGAAACAGAGCCGAACCCCATCTGATCTTTGCTTTTAATTTAAGCTTAGAATGGAATAAAAATACACTACCTCCACATGCTGCTCGTATTTTATTTTATGAGCTCCATGGCTCCTATCCTCCTATACCCCTATCCTCTCCTCTTCTTTATGATTTCATTTTGCTGCAGATTAATTTCCATCCCCCGGATACAAGTCCATCTCCAGTTGATTTATTGGCATTTATTCTAGGAGAAATTTAAGCTGTGCGAACCGAGAGCGAACCAGAGCtgagaaatgcaattaaaataaCGAAATGTGGAAAATGCAATAAACACTCCTCGGATTGCCAATCAAATCGGGAGAAGCAGTTGGCAAATTAACAGAATTAACTCATCTCATCGATTGGATCGATCCCAGACATATGACAAAATGTCACCCACTCAAATGCAATTAAATACAAACGAAACAAATCAAATCAGATcagatatatatgtaggtatatatatacatatgtaggtatatatgtatatatgtactttaTAGAAATGTGTCTGAGTTACAAATTGTGTCCCATTTTTTGGGCTGCAATTTCCTTTGGAGTTGTAGGCGATTTGCATTTTCAAATAATGACAGCATAAAAAACTAG contains:
- the LOC108153695 gene encoding vitelline membrane protein Vm26Ab; this translates as MFKLVAVCFFALVAVAAAKPGILAAAPLAYTAPAVVGSAAYVAPYASSFTAHSVAHSAAFPAAYTAAYTAPFASPYAAAYTAPFASPYAAAYTSPLAYSSPYVARPYAAPLLLKK
- the LOC108153692 gene encoding eukaryotic translation initiation factor 4E1, whose protein sequence is MVYTGYEGYGYASAQAMGMLMPPSGPVYFINEEPEEEPLNPSLDEVRSLLDEDLQKHPLEHIWTVWHWENDRSKSWGDMLSEVTSFDTVEDFFSVYYFIKPPSDLRVLNDYMVFKHGVRPMWEDIANKDGGRWIIILEKSAKAMSDYLWHDLLLCCIGECFKYSDEICGVVINVRNKANKLSLWTKNSRNKRAVLSLGRQLKNMLHLNDIQIHYQLHTDAMIQHGPNVNTIYKL